DNA from Thermostichus vulcanus str. 'Rupite':
TTCTCCACTACGGGGATCTCACCGATGGCACTACCCTGCGCAAGATTTTGGAACAGGTACAGCCGACGGAAGTTTACAACCTGGGGGCACAATCCCATGTGCGGGTAAGCTTTGATGCGCCGGAATACACAGTCGATTCTGTGGGTATGGGCACGTTGCGCCTTCTGGAGGCGATTCGAGACTATCAGCAACGAACCGGGATCCGGGTGAAATTCTATCAGGCGGGATCCTCAGAGATGTTCGGGCTGGTGCAAGAGGTGCCCCAGAAGGAAACCACCCCCTTCTACCCCCGCAGCCCCTATGCCTGTGCCAAGGTGTATGGCTATTGGCAGACCGTGAACTACCGCGAAGCTTACAACCTGTTTGCTTGCAACGGTATACTTTTTAACCACGAAAGCCCCCGACGCGGAGAAACCTTCGTTACCCGCAAAATTACCCGTGCTGTCAGCCGTATCGTAGCTGGCAAACAGAGCAAGCTCTACCTGGGCAACCTAGATGCCAAGCGGGATTGGGGCTACGCCAAAGATTACGTCGAGGGCATGTGGATGATGTTGCAACAGCCGCAGGCGGATGATTTTGTCTTGGCAACGGGGGAAACCCACACCGTGCGGGAGTTTGTGGAACGGGCTTTTGGGCTAGTGGGGATGCCCATTACCTGGAAGGGATCCGGCGAACAGGAACAAGGTTTGTACAAGGATCAGGTTCTGATCGAAATCGACCCCCGCTACTACCGACCGACAGAGGTGGATCTGCTTTTGGGGGATCCCACCAAAGCCAAGCGGGTCTTGGGATGGGCGCCGAAGGTGAGTTTCCCGGAACTGGTAGAGCTGATGGTGTTGGCAGATCTAGAAGCCATGGGGCTAGATCCCGACCCCATCCTAGGGGAACGGCGTACCCTTAACGGCCTACTCAGCGAGGATCGCGCCTTTATCCGCACCCAACTTGGGGTTCACTACGATTGATGGTAGGGGATCCCTGCTTGTGAACAGAGCTAAAAAAACAGCTTTACCCCACTTGCACAAAGGAGGGGGTAAGCGCTTACCATAGTAGATCGCCGATTCTTTTGGCACCCTGTACTTGTGCCCTCTTGCTGAGCAACCTCTGCTGCTTTTGGAGAAACGTCCGCATGTCCCGCTACACAGGCCCCCGCTTAAAAATTGTGCGTCGTTTCGGGGGACTTGATCTGCCCGGCCTGACCCGCAAACGCCCCAAAAACACCAATCCACCGGGGCTACACGGGGCTGACCGCAAAAAGAAATCGGAATACGCCATCCGTCTGGAAGAGAAGCAGAAGGTACGCTTCAACTACGGTGTCAGCGAGCGGCAGATGATCCGGTACATGCGCAAGGCCCGCCGCTCCAAAGGGTCTACGGGTCTAGCTCTGTTGCAAATGCTGGAAATGCGGCTGGATTGCATTGTGTTTCGCCTCGGTATGGCCCCAACCATCCCGGCAGCCCGACAGGTGGTGAATCACGGCCACATCGAAGTGAATGGTCGCAAAGTGACGATCCCCAGTTATGGCTGCAAAGTGGGAGATGTAGTGACTGTGAAGAATAAGGAAGCCTCCCGCAAACTGGTGGCTGCCTACGCCGAATATCCCGGTTTGTTCTTACCCGATTACCTAGAATTTGACAAAGAGAAGTTACGCGGTCGCATTAAAGAGTTGCCTCCCCGTGAGCAAATTTCTGCCCCTGTGAATGAACTCTTGGTGGTGGAGTTTTACTCCCGGAAACTCTAGGGATCCGCGTGCTGGAATACATTACCCTACCAGATTTGCCTCCTGTTGCTCCCTATTCCCATGCGGTGAGAGCAGGGGATTTTCTCTTTGTGACGGGTCAGCTTGCTGAGGATCCAGAAACGGGGGCAGTGGTGTTGGGGCCTATTGCTGAGCAAACCCGCCAGGTGATGGAAAACCTA
Protein-coding regions in this window:
- the gmd gene encoding GDP-mannose 4,6-dehydratase, translating into MTQRALITGITGQDGSYLAELLMKKGYEVHGIIRRASTFNTDRIDHIYIDSHDPQAKLFLHYGDLTDGTTLRKILEQVQPTEVYNLGAQSHVRVSFDAPEYTVDSVGMGTLRLLEAIRDYQQRTGIRVKFYQAGSSEMFGLVQEVPQKETTPFYPRSPYACAKVYGYWQTVNYREAYNLFACNGILFNHESPRRGETFVTRKITRAVSRIVAGKQSKLYLGNLDAKRDWGYAKDYVEGMWMMLQQPQADDFVLATGETHTVREFVERAFGLVGMPITWKGSGEQEQGLYKDQVLIEIDPRYYRPTEVDLLLGDPTKAKRVLGWAPKVSFPELVELMVLADLEAMGLDPDPILGERRTLNGLLSEDRAFIRTQLGVHYD
- the rpsD gene encoding 30S ribosomal protein S4, with protein sequence MSRYTGPRLKIVRRFGGLDLPGLTRKRPKNTNPPGLHGADRKKKSEYAIRLEEKQKVRFNYGVSERQMIRYMRKARRSKGSTGLALLQMLEMRLDCIVFRLGMAPTIPAARQVVNHGHIEVNGRKVTIPSYGCKVGDVVTVKNKEASRKLVAAYAEYPGLFLPDYLEFDKEKLRGRIKELPPREQISAPVNELLVVEFYSRKL